From one Macaca nemestrina isolate mMacNem1 chromosome 5, mMacNem.hap1, whole genome shotgun sequence genomic stretch:
- the BNIP5 gene encoding protein BNIP5 isoform X2: MENPRCPRKPLAERKARSLDRPLAPGKGLEPWDCHCLSLPTAPSRKALHWATSDWARHSDNPAPSAEAHCTTTAAPTPEETGEFLPSEQRPSQDTKKGWLKTVLNFFVRTGPEEPREKASRRPRGKEGLSQPLEPLEAAGEPALRKRAHHDKKASRKKQGHKKHAAEVTKAAQDQDARGQEEGLSKAAAASRSGEADLGPARRGGEDSDCHSFLIKVDGAGALDVSPHATGHQQEEELKKPDKDAIIQMIVELLKRVGDQWEEESLISQLGVALPNPALAVRKQSQEKKTSLKSTFSLKKHGSEEAKRRAADVSSPEARPPKKSSFLPLCVGGHRPSISSSYGLEEPKVQEAASTEAGAPGPFVLPTPSESWGPREELQLDRASEYKEFIQKIISMLQDSEEQQGEEQPQVQEEEVGLENLAPHCRRKSVEKKSSFRRAFYHKKHSSKEPRRPGAASPEARRPKRPSFLPLCVGGHRPSTSSSLDPEDLSGREPLPAEGEPVVISEAPSQARGHTPEGAPQPNGTYESKEIIIQKLVELLQEVDGQLGQQIRRHPSFKRFFYEFSDSSLSKLVATLRSQVAHSSKLDRNSARRLYQFDVSLANKFAGNNSHAMCILMGLRDHYNCTRFPYREDQPNITSPEIQSPD, translated from the exons ATGGAGAATCCAAGGTGCCCAAGGAAGCCCCTGGCGGAGAGGAAAGCCAGGTCTCTGGACAGGCCGCTGGCCCCCGGGAAAGGCTTGGAGCCGTGGGACTGCCATTGCCTCTCCCTGCCCACTGCCCCCTCCAGGAAGGCGCTTCACTGGGCGACCAGTGATTGGGCCAGACATTCAGACAACCCAGCTCCGTCTGCTGAGGCTCACTGCACCACCACTGCAGCCCCCACTCCCGAGGAGACTGGAGAGTTTCTCCCCAGTGAGCAGAGGCCTTCGCAAGACACCAAGAAGGGGTGGCTGAAGACCGTGCTGAACTTCTTCGTGAGGACGGGCCCTGAGGAGCCCAGAGAAAAGGCCAGCAGGAGGCCAAGGGGGAAGGAGggcctctcccagcctctggaGCCCCTGGAAGCAGCAGGGGAGCCAGCCCTCAGGAAGAGAGCCCACCACGACAAGAAGGCCAGTCGCAAGAAGCAAGGTCACAAGAAACATGCAGCCGAGGTGACTAAAGCAGCTCAAGACCAGGATGCCAGAGGCCAAGAGGAAGGGTTGTCCAAGGCGGCTGCTGCCTCACGCTCTGGGGAGGCTGACCTGGGCCCAGCTCGCAGGG GTGGGGAAGATTCTGATTGCCACTCCTTCCTCATCAAAGTGGATGGTGCTGGAGCTTTGGATGTTTCTCCCCACGCCACAGGTCACCAGCAAGAAGAGGAGCTCAAAAAGCCTGATA AGGATGCTATCATTCAGATGATTGTGGAATTGCTCAAAAGAGTGGGAGACCAGTGGGAAGAAGAG TCTCTGATCTCACAGCTGGGGGTGGCCCTGCCAAACCCAGCACTGGCTGTTAGGAAGCAATCCCAAGAGAAAAAGACAAGCCTCAAGAGCACCTTTTCTCTTAAGAAACACGGCTCCGAGGAGGCCAAGAGGAGGGCCGCAGATGTTTCCAGTCCAGAGGCCCGGCCACCCAAGAAGTCCAGCTTTCTGCCCCTGTGTGTTGGCGGCCATCGGCCTTCCATCTCCAGCAGCTATG GCTTGGAAGAGCCTAAAGTCCAGGAGGCCGCATCTACAGAGGCTGGGGCTCCAGGTCCCTTCGTGCTTCCCACCCCATCAGAGAGCTGGGGACCTAGAGAGGAGCTTCAGCTGGACAGAGCCTCGGAATACA AAGAATTCATTCAGAAGATCATTTCCATGCTCCAAGATTCGGAAGAACAGCAGGGGGAGGAG CAACCTCaagtccaggaggaagaggtgggtCTAGAAAACCTGGCCCCACACTGCAGAAGGAAATCTGTAGAAAAAAAGTCGAGCTTCAGGAGAGCATTTTACCATAAGAAACACAGCTCCAAGGAACCCAGGAGACCGGGGGCTGCCAGCCCAGAGGCCCGACGGCCCAAGAGGCCCAGCTTTCTGCCCCTGTGTGTCGGTGGCCATCGGCCGTCCACCTCCAGCAGCCTTG ATCCCGAAGATCTCTCAGGCCGGGAGCCCCTGCCCGCAGAAGGGGAGCCAGTTGTGATCTCAGAAGCACCTTCCCAGGCCAGAGGCCACACGCCAGAAGGGGCACCTCAGCCGAATGGAACATATGAATCTA aGGAGATCATCATCCAGAAGCTTGTGGAGCTTCTCCAAGAAGTGGATGGCCAACTGGGGCAGCAG ATCAGGCGCCACCCCAGCTTTAAGAGGTTTTTTTATGAGTTCTCGGACTCCTCCCTCAGCAAGCTGGTAGCCACCCTGCGCAGCCAGGTGGCCCACTCCTCTAAGCTGGACAGGAACAGCGCCAGGAGACTCTACCAGTTTGATGTTAGCTTAGCTAACAAATTTGCTGGCAACAACAGCCACGCCATGTGCATCCTCATGGGCCTAAGAGACCACTACAATTGCACCCGGTTCCCATACAGGGAGGACCAGCCG
- the BNIP5 gene encoding protein BNIP5 isoform X1, with translation MENPRCPRKPLAERKARSLDRPLAPGKGLEPWDCHCLSLPTAPSRKALHWATSDWARHSDNPAPSAEAHCTTTAAPTPEETGEFLPSEQRPSQDTKKGWLKTVLNFFVRTGPEEPREKASRRPRGKEGLSQPLEPLEAAGEPALRKRAHHDKKASRKKQGHKKHAAEVTKAAQDQDARGQEEGLSKAAAASRSGEADLGPARRGGEDSDCHSFLIKVDGAGALDVSPHATGHQQEEELKKPDKDAIIQMIVELLKRVGDQWEEEQSLISQLGVALPNPALAVRKQSQEKKTSLKSTFSLKKHGSEEAKRRAADVSSPEARPPKKSSFLPLCVGGHRPSISSSYGLEEPKVQEAASTEAGAPGPFVLPTPSESWGPREELQLDRASEYKEFIQKIISMLQDSEEQQGEEQPQVQEEEVGLENLAPHCRRKSVEKKSSFRRAFYHKKHSSKEPRRPGAASPEARRPKRPSFLPLCVGGHRPSTSSSLDPEDLSGREPLPAEGEPVVISEAPSQARGHTPEGAPQPNGTYESKEIIIQKLVELLQEVDGQLGQQIRRHPSFKRFFYEFSDSSLSKLVATLRSQVAHSSKLDRNSARRLYQFDVSLANKFAGNNSHAMCILMGLRDHYNCTRFPYREDQPNITSPEIQSPD, from the exons ATGGAGAATCCAAGGTGCCCAAGGAAGCCCCTGGCGGAGAGGAAAGCCAGGTCTCTGGACAGGCCGCTGGCCCCCGGGAAAGGCTTGGAGCCGTGGGACTGCCATTGCCTCTCCCTGCCCACTGCCCCCTCCAGGAAGGCGCTTCACTGGGCGACCAGTGATTGGGCCAGACATTCAGACAACCCAGCTCCGTCTGCTGAGGCTCACTGCACCACCACTGCAGCCCCCACTCCCGAGGAGACTGGAGAGTTTCTCCCCAGTGAGCAGAGGCCTTCGCAAGACACCAAGAAGGGGTGGCTGAAGACCGTGCTGAACTTCTTCGTGAGGACGGGCCCTGAGGAGCCCAGAGAAAAGGCCAGCAGGAGGCCAAGGGGGAAGGAGggcctctcccagcctctggaGCCCCTGGAAGCAGCAGGGGAGCCAGCCCTCAGGAAGAGAGCCCACCACGACAAGAAGGCCAGTCGCAAGAAGCAAGGTCACAAGAAACATGCAGCCGAGGTGACTAAAGCAGCTCAAGACCAGGATGCCAGAGGCCAAGAGGAAGGGTTGTCCAAGGCGGCTGCTGCCTCACGCTCTGGGGAGGCTGACCTGGGCCCAGCTCGCAGGG GTGGGGAAGATTCTGATTGCCACTCCTTCCTCATCAAAGTGGATGGTGCTGGAGCTTTGGATGTTTCTCCCCACGCCACAGGTCACCAGCAAGAAGAGGAGCTCAAAAAGCCTGATA AGGATGCTATCATTCAGATGATTGTGGAATTGCTCAAAAGAGTGGGAGACCAGTGGGAAGAAGAG CAGTCTCTGATCTCACAGCTGGGGGTGGCCCTGCCAAACCCAGCACTGGCTGTTAGGAAGCAATCCCAAGAGAAAAAGACAAGCCTCAAGAGCACCTTTTCTCTTAAGAAACACGGCTCCGAGGAGGCCAAGAGGAGGGCCGCAGATGTTTCCAGTCCAGAGGCCCGGCCACCCAAGAAGTCCAGCTTTCTGCCCCTGTGTGTTGGCGGCCATCGGCCTTCCATCTCCAGCAGCTATG GCTTGGAAGAGCCTAAAGTCCAGGAGGCCGCATCTACAGAGGCTGGGGCTCCAGGTCCCTTCGTGCTTCCCACCCCATCAGAGAGCTGGGGACCTAGAGAGGAGCTTCAGCTGGACAGAGCCTCGGAATACA AAGAATTCATTCAGAAGATCATTTCCATGCTCCAAGATTCGGAAGAACAGCAGGGGGAGGAG CAACCTCaagtccaggaggaagaggtgggtCTAGAAAACCTGGCCCCACACTGCAGAAGGAAATCTGTAGAAAAAAAGTCGAGCTTCAGGAGAGCATTTTACCATAAGAAACACAGCTCCAAGGAACCCAGGAGACCGGGGGCTGCCAGCCCAGAGGCCCGACGGCCCAAGAGGCCCAGCTTTCTGCCCCTGTGTGTCGGTGGCCATCGGCCGTCCACCTCCAGCAGCCTTG ATCCCGAAGATCTCTCAGGCCGGGAGCCCCTGCCCGCAGAAGGGGAGCCAGTTGTGATCTCAGAAGCACCTTCCCAGGCCAGAGGCCACACGCCAGAAGGGGCACCTCAGCCGAATGGAACATATGAATCTA aGGAGATCATCATCCAGAAGCTTGTGGAGCTTCTCCAAGAAGTGGATGGCCAACTGGGGCAGCAG ATCAGGCGCCACCCCAGCTTTAAGAGGTTTTTTTATGAGTTCTCGGACTCCTCCCTCAGCAAGCTGGTAGCCACCCTGCGCAGCCAGGTGGCCCACTCCTCTAAGCTGGACAGGAACAGCGCCAGGAGACTCTACCAGTTTGATGTTAGCTTAGCTAACAAATTTGCTGGCAACAACAGCCACGCCATGTGCATCCTCATGGGCCTAAGAGACCACTACAATTGCACCCGGTTCCCATACAGGGAGGACCAGCCG
- the BNIP5 gene encoding protein BNIP5 isoform X3 yields MENPRCPRKPLAERKARSLDRPLAPGKGLEPWDCHCLSLPTAPSRKALHWATSDWARHSDNPAPSAEAHCTTTAAPTPEETGEFLPSEQRPSQDTKKGWLKTVLNFFVRTGPEEPREKASRRPRGKEGLSQPLEPLEAAGEPALRKRAHHDKKASRKKQGHKKHAAEVTKAAQDQDARGQEEGLSKAAAASRSGEADLGPARRGGEDSDCHSFLIKVDGAGALDVSPHATGHQQEEELKKPDKDAIIQMIVELLKRVGDQWEEEQSLISQLGVALPNPALAVRKQSQEKKTSLKSTFSLKKHGSEEAKRRAADVSSPEARPPKKSSFLPLCVGGHRPSISSSYGLEEPKVQEAASTEAGAPGPFVLPTPSESWGPREELQLDRASEYKFIQKIISMLQDSEEQQGEEQPQVQEEEVGLENLAPHCRRKSVEKKSSFRRAFYHKKHSSKEPRRPGAASPEARRPKRPSFLPLCVGGHRPSTSSSLDPEDLSGREPLPAEGEPVVISEAPSQARGHTPEGAPQPNGTYESKEIIIQKLVELLQEVDGQLGQQIRRHPSFKRFFYEFSDSSLSKLVATLRSQVAHSSKLDRNSARRLYQFDVSLANKFAGNNSHAMCILMGLRDHYNCTRFPYREDQPNITSPEIQSPD; encoded by the exons ATGGAGAATCCAAGGTGCCCAAGGAAGCCCCTGGCGGAGAGGAAAGCCAGGTCTCTGGACAGGCCGCTGGCCCCCGGGAAAGGCTTGGAGCCGTGGGACTGCCATTGCCTCTCCCTGCCCACTGCCCCCTCCAGGAAGGCGCTTCACTGGGCGACCAGTGATTGGGCCAGACATTCAGACAACCCAGCTCCGTCTGCTGAGGCTCACTGCACCACCACTGCAGCCCCCACTCCCGAGGAGACTGGAGAGTTTCTCCCCAGTGAGCAGAGGCCTTCGCAAGACACCAAGAAGGGGTGGCTGAAGACCGTGCTGAACTTCTTCGTGAGGACGGGCCCTGAGGAGCCCAGAGAAAAGGCCAGCAGGAGGCCAAGGGGGAAGGAGggcctctcccagcctctggaGCCCCTGGAAGCAGCAGGGGAGCCAGCCCTCAGGAAGAGAGCCCACCACGACAAGAAGGCCAGTCGCAAGAAGCAAGGTCACAAGAAACATGCAGCCGAGGTGACTAAAGCAGCTCAAGACCAGGATGCCAGAGGCCAAGAGGAAGGGTTGTCCAAGGCGGCTGCTGCCTCACGCTCTGGGGAGGCTGACCTGGGCCCAGCTCGCAGGG GTGGGGAAGATTCTGATTGCCACTCCTTCCTCATCAAAGTGGATGGTGCTGGAGCTTTGGATGTTTCTCCCCACGCCACAGGTCACCAGCAAGAAGAGGAGCTCAAAAAGCCTGATA AGGATGCTATCATTCAGATGATTGTGGAATTGCTCAAAAGAGTGGGAGACCAGTGGGAAGAAGAG CAGTCTCTGATCTCACAGCTGGGGGTGGCCCTGCCAAACCCAGCACTGGCTGTTAGGAAGCAATCCCAAGAGAAAAAGACAAGCCTCAAGAGCACCTTTTCTCTTAAGAAACACGGCTCCGAGGAGGCCAAGAGGAGGGCCGCAGATGTTTCCAGTCCAGAGGCCCGGCCACCCAAGAAGTCCAGCTTTCTGCCCCTGTGTGTTGGCGGCCATCGGCCTTCCATCTCCAGCAGCTATG GCTTGGAAGAGCCTAAAGTCCAGGAGGCCGCATCTACAGAGGCTGGGGCTCCAGGTCCCTTCGTGCTTCCCACCCCATCAGAGAGCTGGGGACCTAGAGAGGAGCTTCAGCTGGACAGAGCCTCGGAATACA AATTCATTCAGAAGATCATTTCCATGCTCCAAGATTCGGAAGAACAGCAGGGGGAGGAG CAACCTCaagtccaggaggaagaggtgggtCTAGAAAACCTGGCCCCACACTGCAGAAGGAAATCTGTAGAAAAAAAGTCGAGCTTCAGGAGAGCATTTTACCATAAGAAACACAGCTCCAAGGAACCCAGGAGACCGGGGGCTGCCAGCCCAGAGGCCCGACGGCCCAAGAGGCCCAGCTTTCTGCCCCTGTGTGTCGGTGGCCATCGGCCGTCCACCTCCAGCAGCCTTG ATCCCGAAGATCTCTCAGGCCGGGAGCCCCTGCCCGCAGAAGGGGAGCCAGTTGTGATCTCAGAAGCACCTTCCCAGGCCAGAGGCCACACGCCAGAAGGGGCACCTCAGCCGAATGGAACATATGAATCTA aGGAGATCATCATCCAGAAGCTTGTGGAGCTTCTCCAAGAAGTGGATGGCCAACTGGGGCAGCAG ATCAGGCGCCACCCCAGCTTTAAGAGGTTTTTTTATGAGTTCTCGGACTCCTCCCTCAGCAAGCTGGTAGCCACCCTGCGCAGCCAGGTGGCCCACTCCTCTAAGCTGGACAGGAACAGCGCCAGGAGACTCTACCAGTTTGATGTTAGCTTAGCTAACAAATTTGCTGGCAACAACAGCCACGCCATGTGCATCCTCATGGGCCTAAGAGACCACTACAATTGCACCCGGTTCCCATACAGGGAGGACCAGCCG
- the BNIP5 gene encoding protein BNIP5 isoform X4, translating into MENPRCPRKPLAERKARSLDRPLAPGKGLEPWDCHCLSLPTAPSRKALHWATSDWARHSDNPAPSAEAHCTTTAAPTPEETGEFLPSEQRPSQDTKKGWLKTVLNFFVRTGPEEPREKASRRPRGKEGLSQPLEPLEAAGEPALRKRAHHDKKASRKKQGHKKHAAEVTKAAQDQDARGQEEGLSKAAAASRSGEADLGPARRGGEDSDCHSFLIKVDGAGALDVSPHATGHQQEEELKKPDKDAIIQMIVELLKRVGDQWEEEQSLISQLGVALPNPALAVRKQSQEKKTSLKSTFSLKKHGSEEAKRRAADVSSPEARPPKKSSFLPLCVGGHRPSISSSYEEFIQKIISMLQDSEEQQGEEQPQVQEEEVGLENLAPHCRRKSVEKKSSFRRAFYHKKHSSKEPRRPGAASPEARRPKRPSFLPLCVGGHRPSTSSSLDPEDLSGREPLPAEGEPVVISEAPSQARGHTPEGAPQPNGTYESKEIIIQKLVELLQEVDGQLGQQIRRHPSFKRFFYEFSDSSLSKLVATLRSQVAHSSKLDRNSARRLYQFDVSLANKFAGNNSHAMCILMGLRDHYNCTRFPYREDQPNITSPEIQSPD; encoded by the exons ATGGAGAATCCAAGGTGCCCAAGGAAGCCCCTGGCGGAGAGGAAAGCCAGGTCTCTGGACAGGCCGCTGGCCCCCGGGAAAGGCTTGGAGCCGTGGGACTGCCATTGCCTCTCCCTGCCCACTGCCCCCTCCAGGAAGGCGCTTCACTGGGCGACCAGTGATTGGGCCAGACATTCAGACAACCCAGCTCCGTCTGCTGAGGCTCACTGCACCACCACTGCAGCCCCCACTCCCGAGGAGACTGGAGAGTTTCTCCCCAGTGAGCAGAGGCCTTCGCAAGACACCAAGAAGGGGTGGCTGAAGACCGTGCTGAACTTCTTCGTGAGGACGGGCCCTGAGGAGCCCAGAGAAAAGGCCAGCAGGAGGCCAAGGGGGAAGGAGggcctctcccagcctctggaGCCCCTGGAAGCAGCAGGGGAGCCAGCCCTCAGGAAGAGAGCCCACCACGACAAGAAGGCCAGTCGCAAGAAGCAAGGTCACAAGAAACATGCAGCCGAGGTGACTAAAGCAGCTCAAGACCAGGATGCCAGAGGCCAAGAGGAAGGGTTGTCCAAGGCGGCTGCTGCCTCACGCTCTGGGGAGGCTGACCTGGGCCCAGCTCGCAGGG GTGGGGAAGATTCTGATTGCCACTCCTTCCTCATCAAAGTGGATGGTGCTGGAGCTTTGGATGTTTCTCCCCACGCCACAGGTCACCAGCAAGAAGAGGAGCTCAAAAAGCCTGATA AGGATGCTATCATTCAGATGATTGTGGAATTGCTCAAAAGAGTGGGAGACCAGTGGGAAGAAGAG CAGTCTCTGATCTCACAGCTGGGGGTGGCCCTGCCAAACCCAGCACTGGCTGTTAGGAAGCAATCCCAAGAGAAAAAGACAAGCCTCAAGAGCACCTTTTCTCTTAAGAAACACGGCTCCGAGGAGGCCAAGAGGAGGGCCGCAGATGTTTCCAGTCCAGAGGCCCGGCCACCCAAGAAGTCCAGCTTTCTGCCCCTGTGTGTTGGCGGCCATCGGCCTTCCATCTCCAGCAGCTATG AAGAATTCATTCAGAAGATCATTTCCATGCTCCAAGATTCGGAAGAACAGCAGGGGGAGGAG CAACCTCaagtccaggaggaagaggtgggtCTAGAAAACCTGGCCCCACACTGCAGAAGGAAATCTGTAGAAAAAAAGTCGAGCTTCAGGAGAGCATTTTACCATAAGAAACACAGCTCCAAGGAACCCAGGAGACCGGGGGCTGCCAGCCCAGAGGCCCGACGGCCCAAGAGGCCCAGCTTTCTGCCCCTGTGTGTCGGTGGCCATCGGCCGTCCACCTCCAGCAGCCTTG ATCCCGAAGATCTCTCAGGCCGGGAGCCCCTGCCCGCAGAAGGGGAGCCAGTTGTGATCTCAGAAGCACCTTCCCAGGCCAGAGGCCACACGCCAGAAGGGGCACCTCAGCCGAATGGAACATATGAATCTA aGGAGATCATCATCCAGAAGCTTGTGGAGCTTCTCCAAGAAGTGGATGGCCAACTGGGGCAGCAG ATCAGGCGCCACCCCAGCTTTAAGAGGTTTTTTTATGAGTTCTCGGACTCCTCCCTCAGCAAGCTGGTAGCCACCCTGCGCAGCCAGGTGGCCCACTCCTCTAAGCTGGACAGGAACAGCGCCAGGAGACTCTACCAGTTTGATGTTAGCTTAGCTAACAAATTTGCTGGCAACAACAGCCACGCCATGTGCATCCTCATGGGCCTAAGAGACCACTACAATTGCACCCGGTTCCCATACAGGGAGGACCAGCCG